TGAGGTCTCCACCGACGACGGAGAGTGGATCGACGTAGGTGGCAGACTGATACTCCCAGGCTTGATCAATATGCACCACCATTTCTACTCTCAGTTCGCCTCGGGTATATCCCCCCACGGGGATTGCGAAGGATTTATCGACGTATTGCAGGATATGTGGTGGCCTCTTGATGCCGCTATGGATAGAGATGCCGTCTACTGGTCCGGTCTCTGTGGTGCCATGGACTCCCTCTGTCACGGTGTGACCGCCGTTTTCGACCATCATGCGTCGATGAACTTCGTGGAAGGCGCCCTTGACGTTCTCTCCCAGGGGATCGACGCGGTCGGTATCAAAGCGGCACTGTGTCTTGAGATGTCCGATAGGCTCGGGAAGGATCGTATAGATAGTCAGTTTGAGGAAAATCTCAGGTTTTGGAGTGCCAACAGGGCTTCATCTAAAAGACGAGGTATGTTAGGGCTTCACGCCAACTTTACCCTCTCCGACCAATCTATGGCCTATATCGGTCGGGAAAGGCCCGGGGATATGGCTATCCACGTGCACTGCGGCGAGGGCCGAATGGACTACGATTATTGCTTTGAGAGAGGGTTTAAAGGCCCGGTGGATCGATTGGATTCCTTCGGCCTGCTGTCCTCCTCCTCTTTGTTGATCCACTGTATCCACATATCCAACGACGACTACAGGATAATAAGGGAAAAATCCCCTGGAGTGGTCACCAACCCCGAGTCCAACGCCAACAACCGAGTGGGGGCCATGGACCGGTCTGGGATAGGTCCTTTCCTGCTGGGAACCGACGGAATGTCCGGCGATATGGTGGCCTCCCTTAGATCGGCATTCTTGCTGGATAGAAAGGCCGACTCCCTCTGGGAGGGCCTGGCAGCTGCGTTTTTTTCAAACCGATACGACTACGTCAGAAAATTTTTTCCCGACGTAAGAGGCTTTGAGCTAGGCTCCGCTGCCGATATCGCCGTTCTCGACTACGTCCCTTTGACCCCTATCTCAAATGAAAATCTACTGGGGCACCTGATATTCGGTGCAAAGGGAGGAAAGGCCTTTATGACCATGGTCGACGGCGAGATTTTATGGCGGGAGGGCCGTTTCTCGAACCCCGATCTTGCGGATATGTACATGGAGGCCCGAAAGGTAGTTCAGGGCTTTCACAGAAGGTTTTATTCCTCTCCCTGGACCTCTAAGCTGTCCGAGAGTCCTAGGGAATTTTCGGTAGAGTAGGAGGCGTTTTTATGGCTGATTTGACGGTGAAAATAGGTGATCTATCTTTTGCAAATCCCGTTCTGCCCGCCGCAGGACCTAACGTTATGAAGCTGGAGCAGATGCTGGACGCTGTCGAAGGCGGTGTTGGCGGCATAGTAACCAAGACCGTATCTCGAGAGCCGGCGGTTTACCCAAAGCCCTGTATAGCCAAAGGCCCCTGCGACGGCCTCCTGAATTGCGAGACCTGGGCGGATAAGCCATGGCGGAGCTATCTGGAGGACTACAAAAAGGTCAAACAGACCGGTGTGCCTTTGATCTGTTCCATAGGCTATAGCCCGGAGGATGTGGCCGAGCTAGGCAAAGGGTTAGAGGCGGAGGTCCGTCCCGACGGTATTGAGTTCTCCACCCACTACGTAGGCAAGACCCTGGATCCTCTTAAAAAAGTGGCCGACGCTCTTAAAAATTCCGTCTCCTGTCCCGTCTGGATGAAGGTTTCCCCTAGCACCCCGGATATACCGGAGATGGCGAAGGTTATGTCGGGCTACGTGGACGGTTTCGTGGCGATCAACTCAGTAGGTCCTGCCCTGGACTTCAACATAAACGATCCCAGGCCTATGCTGGGCACCGAGGACGGACACGGATGGCTTTCCGGCCCCGCTATCATGGGGACGGCCCTCTACTGCGTGTTCCAGATATCCCAGGCCCAGGATAAGCCGGTTATCGGTGTCGGTGGAATCAGGACCGGCGAGGACGCCGTCAAGTTCATAATGGCGGGGGCGTCCCTTGTGGGCGTGTGTTCCGAGGCCATCAGGAAGGGCCCATCCGTCTACGGCAAGATCGCCAGAGAGATGGGAGATTGGATGGACCGTAAGGGATATAAGGCTATAGACGATATCAGGGGCCTCTACTCCTCCAAGGTCTTCGGTCGTTCTAGATAGGTCTTAAGGGGGAATCGACTTGGGAAACAGACTTAAAATCGTCGGAAAATCGGAGCCAAGAAAGGACGGCTGGGAGAAGGTCACCGGAAGGGCTTTGTTCATAGACGACATACCTCTGGATGGATGTTGGTACGGAGGGGTCCTTCGGTCCGACGT
This genomic interval from Dethiosulfovibrio salsuginis contains the following:
- a CDS encoding amidohydrolase family protein → MKDYVIGNGVVADGLGTFLDPGAVVVKDGRIVAVKPLDEVSTDDGEWIDVGGRLILPGLINMHHHFYSQFASGISPHGDCEGFIDVLQDMWWPLDAAMDRDAVYWSGLCGAMDSLCHGVTAVFDHHASMNFVEGALDVLSQGIDAVGIKAALCLEMSDRLGKDRIDSQFEENLRFWSANRASSKRRGMLGLHANFTLSDQSMAYIGRERPGDMAIHVHCGEGRMDYDYCFERGFKGPVDRLDSFGLLSSSSLLIHCIHISNDDYRIIREKSPGVVTNPESNANNRVGAMDRSGIGPFLLGTDGMSGDMVASLRSAFLLDRKADSLWEGLAAAFFSNRYDYVRKFFPDVRGFELGSAADIAVLDYVPLTPISNENLLGHLIFGAKGGKAFMTMVDGEILWREGRFSNPDLADMYMEARKVVQGFHRRFYSSPWTSKLSESPREFSVE
- a CDS encoding dihydroorotate dehydrogenase, which gives rise to MADLTVKIGDLSFANPVLPAAGPNVMKLEQMLDAVEGGVGGIVTKTVSREPAVYPKPCIAKGPCDGLLNCETWADKPWRSYLEDYKKVKQTGVPLICSIGYSPEDVAELGKGLEAEVRPDGIEFSTHYVGKTLDPLKKVADALKNSVSCPVWMKVSPSTPDIPEMAKVMSGYVDGFVAINSVGPALDFNINDPRPMLGTEDGHGWLSGPAIMGTALYCVFQISQAQDKPVIGVGGIRTGEDAVKFIMAGASLVGVCSEAIRKGPSVYGKIAREMGDWMDRKGYKAIDDIRGLYSSKVFGRSR